The DNA window CATGGAATTTCTATTGAAATTCTACCATTTTAAACACTAAATGGCTAAATTTATAAATTTTATAGGACATAGTAATTTTATGGAAACTTATTATATTTTGGATGCTTCTGCTTTCATTAATGGATTTCAGTTAGAAACAAAAAACAACCTCACAGTTCCAGAAATAACAGCAGAAATTAAAGATTTCGAATCAAGATTAAAATTTGATGCTGCTATTGAGGATGGTAAGTTAGTTATTCAGGATGTTGAATCTAAATATATTAAAGAGCTCAATCAAATTATTTCTAAGTCTGGTGATAGTTTAAGATTATCTGGCCCTGATAAAAAATTAATAGCTTTGGCTTTAATGATTAAAGATGAAAATAAAAATATTAAAGTAATTTCTGATGATTATTCTATACAAAATGTTTTAAAAATAATTGGTATTCCTTATTCTGGTGTTATAACTGATGGGATAAAAGGGGTTTATAACTGGAAAAAAGTATGTGAAGGTTGTAAAAAAGAATATCCTGATGATTACCCTTTTGATGACTGTGAAATTTGTGGATCTAACTTATTTAAAAAAAGGATTAAATTATAAGGTGTTTTAATGAGAATTGGTGTGGTAGTACATGGACCTAATATAATTGATTCTGGCTATGTTGTTAAAATTATTGATTTGTTAAAAGAGTTTGGGGAAGTTTTCTGCCGTTTAGGAGGAACTATGGGGAGAACTGCAGTTATTGATAATTTTTTAGAGGATACTATTGATATTTCCCGTAAATTAGTCCCAAGTGATTCTATTAGATTATTCCATGATGATAATGTTGATGTAATATTTCTTTTAAATTATGGTAAATCTCATGTTACTGGTCAGGTATTTGGATATAAGGTAGTTAATCATTTTTTAGATAAGATTGAAGATTCACCAACACCAATAATTCAAATTGAAAGGCCTGGAGAAGAGGATGGAAGTGTTATTTTATGGACGGGGGATTGTGTTGATTTAACTTCAGAAATTGCAAGCAGACTTAACTTAAAAATAGTCACTCCTGAAGAAATCTATAATGAACACTTTAAAGAGGATGATGTGGATAATGCTAAAAAAGAGAGAATAGTTCATGGAGTAAGTCCTGATGAAAATATTATGGTTAATAGTGTAGTCATAGGTAAATCCAACTCTGATAAACTTACATTAATAGCTGAAAATGGTTATATTGTTGATATTAAAGGAGGAGTTTTAAAAGAGCATGGGCTTGAAAAACTTGGTAAAATTGACTTAGATAAAGCCATTATTAAAACAGGGCTTCTTAGAAAAGCTAAGGTTACACCAAGGATAATTAATGCAGAACATTCTTCTGATTTATTTAAAATAGCTTTTCTAGATCATGCTGGTGAAGATGTGTATAAATATAAGGATGTGGATGCAGTTGTCACAATAGGCGATGACACTACTTTAATTTCATCAGATATATTATATAGGTTTAATATTCCAATTATTGGTATTACTGATGGGGATTTGGATAAAGTTGTTGAAGATGGATTCAAAGCTGATAAATCAGTGATATTTGAACTTGAATCTGGTCATGATGATATTGTTGGTGGTGAAATTTTTAATGAAATTTTTAAAGGAAATTT is part of the Methanobrevibacter woesei genome and encodes:
- a CDS encoding type II toxin-antitoxin system VapC family toxin, translated to METYYILDASAFINGFQLETKNNLTVPEITAEIKDFESRLKFDAAIEDGKLVIQDVESKYIKELNQIISKSGDSLRLSGPDKKLIALALMIKDENKNIKVISDDYSIQNVLKIIGIPYSGVITDGIKGVYNWKKVCEGCKKEYPDDYPFDDCEICGSNLFKKRIKL
- a CDS encoding DUF2117 domain-containing protein encodes the protein MRIGVVVHGPNIIDSGYVVKIIDLLKEFGEVFCRLGGTMGRTAVIDNFLEDTIDISRKLVPSDSIRLFHDDNVDVIFLLNYGKSHVTGQVFGYKVVNHFLDKIEDSPTPIIQIERPGEEDGSVILWTGDCVDLTSEIASRLNLKIVTPEEIYNEHFKEDDVDNAKKERIVHGVSPDENIMVNSVVIGKSNSDKLTLIAENGYIVDIKGGVLKEHGLEKLGKIDLDKAIIKTGLLRKAKVTPRIINAEHSSDLFKIAFLDHAGEDVYKYKDVDAVVTIGDDTTLISSDILYRFNIPIIGITDGDLDKVVEDGFKADKSVIFELESGHDDIVGGEIFNEIFKGNFILELPKSKGNISDIKNSIIEILNNINCKYNIKDI